In the Stakelama saccharophila genome, GTTGATCGAGGCGACGGTAATCCTTCCCTGCAAGGATGCCTCTGCGAAACCCATTCTCGTCTCCCCGGCGGAGGCCGGGTCCACCGAGCCGCTTAGCTTAAGCGTTTGATATTGCGGCCAAGTGGATGCTGAAACAAGTTCAGCATGACGAAAGAGGCTTCCGTTTCGCGCCTCTTGCAGAAGTCCCCTGCAAGGAGAGGTGGCAGTCCGAAGGACTGACGGAGGGGTGTCCCCGCCGGCCGGAATACCCCTCCACCGCGCTGCGCGCGGTCCCCCTCCCCCTCCGGGGGAGGATCTGTCGGCAGATTGCCTCGGCTGCGATCGGAGCGCCTCAACCGATGGTCTGGCCGGTCTTCTGCCAGTCGGCGAGAAAGCCTTCGATCCCCTTGTCGGTCAGCGGGTGGTTGACGAGCTGGCGGATCACCTTGGGCGGGGCGGTCATCACGTCGGCGCCGATCCGCGCGCTTTCCAGCACATGGACGGGGTGGCGGACGCTCGCGACCAGGATTTCGGTCTGAAAGTCGTAATTGTCATAGATCAGCCGGATGTCGGATATAAGCTGCATCCCGTCGAAGCCGATATCGTCGTGCCGGCCGACGAAAGGCGAGATGAAGCTGGCCCCCGCCTTCGCCGCGAGCAGCGCCTGGTTCGCCGAAAAGCACAGGGTGACGTTCACCATCGTGCCGTCATCGGTCAGCGCCTTGCACGTCTTCAGCCCGTCGATCGTCAGCGGCACCTTGATCGCGACATTGTCGGCGATCTTCCGCAGCACCTCGGCTTCCTTCATCATCGTTTCGTGATCGAGCGCGACGACCTCGGCCGAAACCGGCCCCGGCGTAATCCCGCAAATCTCCTCGACGACCTCGAGGAATTTGCGGCCCGACTTGTGGATCAGGGAAGGATTGGTGGTGACGCCGTCGACCAGCCCGGATTCCGCCAGCTCGCGGATTTCGGCGGTGTCGGCGGTATCTACGAAGAATTTCATTGCAGACCTCGATCGGTGATTATGACAGTCTTGTAACAAGATGCTAGGGCGCGGCGAATCGGAACCCGCCCCCTATA is a window encoding:
- the fsa gene encoding fructose-6-phosphate aldolase — its product is MKFFVDTADTAEIRELAESGLVDGVTTNPSLIHKSGRKFLEVVEEICGITPGPVSAEVVALDHETMMKEAEVLRKIADNVAIKVPLTIDGLKTCKALTDDGTMVNVTLCFSANQALLAAKAGASFISPFVGRHDDIGFDGMQLISDIRLIYDNYDFQTEILVASVRHPVHVLESARIGADVMTAPPKVIRQLVNHPLTDKGIEGFLADWQKTGQTIG